The genomic region AATCGACGCGAATCAGGAGCCGCTTGCCCTGAAGTTCCAGGTCATCGATGCATAGCTTAGCCATATCACTCACGGTGCAAAAGGAGATTGGAACTTACTACCGCAACAGAAATCAGTCTTGCTGTATTGTCATTGCAAGCGACCGCAGGAAGCGCGGTAATCCGACACGCAGTGTCGTGGCGAGGCGGAGCCGAAGCCATCTCGATGAGATTCCTCGCTTTGCTCGGAATGACCCTTCGGGCCAGATTGCTTCAGTCGCTGCGCTCCCTCGCAATGACGCTTCCCGAAATAATGCGGTTGTAAGAGAGTCGTCACCGACTACCGATAAACTTGATCAAATCGCGGACTCGACAGGAATAGCCCCACTCATTGTCATACCAGGACAGCACCTTGACTAGGGTGCCGTCTACGACCGATGTCGAAAGACTATCCACAATCGACGAAAGCGAATTGCCGTTAAAATCGACAGAGACCAACGGCTCCTCGCAGAAACCGAGGATCCCCTTCAATTCTCCGTCGGCAGCCTTCCGAAGGGCCGCATTGACCTCTGCGACCGTGACCACCCGCTCCGTCTCCGCAACGAGATCGACCAGCGAGACGTTCGCCGTCGGGACGCGGATGGCGAGCCCGTGCATCTTTCCCTGAAGCGCAGGAAGCACCAGGCCCACCGCTTTGGCCGCCCCGGTGCTGGTGGGTATCTGGGAGAGAGCGGCAGCCCTCGCCCGGCGGAGATCAGAATGGGGCAGATCCAGGATCTGCTGGTCGTTGGTATAGGAATGGATGGTGGTCACGAGGCTATGGCGAATCCCGAACTGCTCCATGATCACCTTCGCGATGGGCGCAAGGCAGTTGGTGGTGCAGGATGCATTGCTGATGACCGCATGCTTCGTCGGATCATACATCGTCTCATTGACACCCAGAACAATGGTGATGTCCGGGTCCTTGGCCGGCGCTGAAATGATGACCTTCTGCGCCCCGGCCTGAAGATGCTTACTCGCGCCCGCCTTGTCGGTGAAGCGTCCGGTCGATTCGACGACGACCTGTATCCCCAGCTCTTTCCAGGGGAGCGCCGCCGGGTCTCTCTGAGCAAAGACCTTGATCTCGCGGCCGTCTACGACGATAGCGTTCTCTTTGGCCTGTACCTCTGCTTGTAGCGTCCCATGGACAGAATCGTACTTCAACAGGTGCGCGAGCGTCCTGGCATCGGTGATGTCATTGACCGCCACGAACTCCAACGCGGGATCTTCCAGCGCCGCTCGAAACGCATTTCGACCGATGCGACCGAATCCGTTGATCGCAGCCTTAATCGCCATACCTCTCTTCTCCTTCTTGAAATGAGACAACGACGACGGTTGTTCCAATGGACGAACGAATGACCACAAGGTATTCCCTTTGAAGGCAGGTCAGCGCCTTTTTATAAGGCCTTTGATCCCAAATGTCAATCCCTTAAGGTCAACCCTCCATAGAATTTTTTCGCGCTCCCTCTCGCTCCCTTAGTCTCTCGAACGGCTGATCCGCCCGCTTCAATGATTTGGCGGGGCTCCACAGGTATCTTCACTCTACTCGAGCGAGGGTGTAGACTCCGACTTTTTCGGCGCCGGCGGCGAGGAGGGTTCTGGCGCACTCGCCGGCGGTCGCGCCGGTTGTAAAGACATCGTCAATCAGCAGGAGCCTCCTGTCCTTCACTCGATCGGGCCGCGTGACGGCAAACGCGCCCTTGACGTTGTTCTCCCGCTCTCGCCGACCCCCGCTTTGGGCCTCCGTGGCTCGGACCCGCCGCAGCAGGCGCTCGCCAAC from Candidatus Methylomirabilota bacterium harbors:
- the gap gene encoding type I glyceraldehyde-3-phosphate dehydrogenase, producing MAIKAAINGFGRIGRNAFRAALEDPALEFVAVNDITDARTLAHLLKYDSVHGTLQAEVQAKENAIVVDGREIKVFAQRDPAALPWKELGIQVVVESTGRFTDKAGASKHLQAGAQKVIISAPAKDPDITIVLGVNETMYDPTKHAVISNASCTTNCLAPIAKVIMEQFGIRHSLVTTIHSYTNDQQILDLPHSDLRRARAAALSQIPTSTGAAKAVGLVLPALQGKMHGLAIRVPTANVSLVDLVAETERVVTVAEVNAALRKAADGELKGILGFCEEPLVSVDFNGNSLSSIVDSLSTSVVDGTLVKVLSWYDNEWGYSCRVRDLIKFIGSR